TCCTCCCAGTCGCGAATTTGCCCTTTCATCTCGGCGAGTCTATCGGTTAGCTCTTCAACTGTTCGGCCACCATCACGGAGTCGCATTGCTTCCTGCATCGCTTGCTGGCGGTAGTCTGGATAGTACGTCGTGTGAGTCCCGCTATCATCTTGACGAAGGACACCGTCGTTAACGAGTCGCCTCAGGACACGCTTGGTCGGTTCGTGTGACCACTCTGCCTCTGAAGCGATCCAATTTGCTGTTTTTGGCTCTGATAGCTGGCGAGCAACCATCCGTACGCGGTCTTCTCCGGTCGTCTGGCGGTCTCTGAGCCCGGTAGTACCATCCGGCGTTTCCTCGGTC
This region of Natronosalvus halobius genomic DNA includes:
- a CDS encoding DUF7342 family protein, which produces MTEETPDGTTGLRDRQTTGEDRVRMVARQLSEPKTANWIASEAEWSHEPTKRVLRRLVNDGVLRQDDSGTHTTYYPDYRQQAMQEAMRLRDGGRTVEELTDRLAEMKGQIRDWEEEFEVESPNQLRATLADENLGPAEEARRRDIAREWTHLQRRIQIVGFAIREWDFLAPNAEHADARS